A single region of the Cronobacter condimenti 1330 genome encodes:
- the brnQ gene encoding branched-chain amino acid transporter carrier protein BrnQ: protein MTHQLKSRDIIALGFMTFALFVGAGNIIFPPMVGLQAGPHVWTAAIGFLITAVGLPVLTVVALAKVGGGVDSLSHPIGRVAGILLATVCYLAVGPLFATPRTATVSFEVGIAPLTGDGALPLLIYSLVYFALVILVSLYPGKLLDTVGNFLAPLKIVALVVLSVAAIVWPAGGISVATEAYQKAAFSNGFVNGYLTMDTLGAMVFGIVIVNAARSRGVSDSRLLTRYTIFAGLMAGVGLTLLYLALFRLGSDSATLVDQSVNGAAILHAYVQHTFGGAGSFLLAALIFLACMVTAVGLTCACAEFFAQYLPLSYRSLVFVLGLFSMVVSNLGLSQLIQFSIPVLTAIYPPCIALVVLSFTRGWWHNASRVIAPAMAVSLLFGLIDGVKASAISGILPAWTQKLPMADQGLAWLLPTVVIALAAAVWDRTAGRSVTSTAH, encoded by the coding sequence ATGACCCATCAGTTAAAATCGCGCGACATTATCGCACTGGGGTTTATGACCTTTGCGTTATTCGTTGGCGCGGGCAATATCATTTTCCCACCCATGGTTGGTTTGCAGGCCGGTCCACATGTCTGGACGGCGGCGATCGGCTTTCTGATAACCGCCGTTGGTCTGCCTGTGCTTACCGTGGTGGCGCTGGCGAAAGTCGGCGGCGGCGTAGATAGCCTGAGCCACCCAATTGGCCGCGTGGCAGGTATTCTGCTGGCGACCGTCTGCTATCTGGCCGTTGGCCCGCTGTTTGCCACACCGCGTACCGCCACCGTGTCATTCGAAGTCGGTATTGCGCCGCTTACTGGTGACGGCGCGCTGCCGCTGCTCATTTATAGCCTGGTGTATTTCGCGCTGGTCATTCTCGTGTCGCTCTATCCGGGTAAACTGCTGGATACGGTGGGCAATTTCCTGGCGCCGCTGAAAATCGTCGCGCTGGTGGTGCTCTCCGTCGCCGCTATCGTATGGCCGGCGGGCGGTATCAGCGTTGCGACCGAAGCCTACCAGAAAGCAGCGTTTTCCAACGGGTTCGTTAACGGTTATCTGACGATGGATACGCTGGGCGCGATGGTGTTCGGGATTGTTATCGTCAACGCGGCGCGCTCGCGTGGCGTTTCTGACTCCCGTCTGCTGACCCGCTATACCATTTTCGCAGGCCTGATGGCGGGCGTTGGCCTGACGCTGCTGTACCTGGCGCTGTTCCGTCTGGGTTCTGACAGCGCGACGCTTGTGGATCAATCCGTAAACGGCGCGGCCATTCTTCACGCCTACGTTCAGCATACTTTCGGCGGTGCGGGTAGTTTCCTGCTGGCGGCGCTGATTTTCCTGGCGTGTATGGTCACGGCGGTAGGCCTGACCTGCGCCTGCGCTGAGTTTTTCGCGCAGTATTTGCCGCTCTCTTACCGTTCGCTGGTGTTCGTCCTGGGCCTGTTCTCAATGGTGGTGTCCAACCTGGGCCTGAGCCAGCTGATTCAGTTCTCCATTCCGGTGCTGACGGCCATCTATCCGCCGTGTATCGCACTCGTTGTTCTGAGCTTTACGCGCGGCTGGTGGCATAATGCGAGCCGTGTTATCGCCCCGGCGATGGCGGTCAGTCTGCTGTTCGGTTTGATTGATGGGGTGAAAGCCTCAGCGATAAGCGGTATCCTTCCGGCCTGGACTCAGAAGCTGCCGATGGCGGATCAGGGGCTGGCATGGCTGCTGCCTACCGTTGTGATTGCGCTGGCGGCGGCCGTCTGGGATCGTACGGCCGGACGGAGCGTGACTTCCACCGCTCACTGA
- the proY gene encoding proline-specific permease ProY, whose amino-acid sequence MENENKLKRGLSTRHIRFMALGSAIGTGLFYGSADAIKMAGPSVLLAYIIGGVAAYIIMRALGEMSVHNPAASSFSRYAQDNLGPLAGYITGWTYCFEILIVAIADVTAFGIYMGVWFPTVPHWVWVLSVVLIICAINLMSVKVFGELEFWFSFFKVATIIIMIAAGIGIIIWGIGNGGQPTGIHNLWSNGGFFANGWIGTVMALQMVMFAYGGIEIIGITAGEAKDPAKSIPRAINSVPLRILVFYVGTLFVIMSIYPWNEVGTNGSPFVLTFQHMGITVAAGILNFVVLTASLSAINSDVFGVGRMLHGMAEQGSAPKVFAKTSRRGIPWVTVVVMCFAMLLAVYLNYIMPENVFLVIASLATFATVWVWIMILLSQVAFRRRLSADEVKALQFKVPGGVTTTIVGLIFLAFIIALIGYHPDTRISLYVGFAWIALLLIGWVFKRRRDAHLSA is encoded by the coding sequence ATGGAAAACGAGAACAAGCTCAAGCGCGGATTAAGTACAAGGCACATCCGCTTTATGGCGCTGGGTTCAGCGATTGGCACCGGCCTGTTTTACGGCTCGGCGGACGCCATCAAAATGGCGGGTCCGAGCGTACTGCTGGCCTACATTATCGGCGGCGTGGCGGCGTATATCATTATGCGCGCGCTCGGCGAAATGTCCGTGCACAACCCGGCGGCGAGCTCTTTCTCTCGCTATGCGCAGGACAACCTCGGCCCGCTCGCAGGCTATATCACCGGCTGGACTTACTGCTTTGAAATTCTGATTGTCGCCATTGCCGACGTCACTGCCTTCGGCATCTATATGGGCGTCTGGTTCCCGACGGTGCCGCACTGGGTCTGGGTGCTAAGCGTGGTGCTCATTATCTGCGCCATCAACCTGATGAGCGTGAAAGTCTTCGGCGAGCTGGAGTTCTGGTTCTCGTTCTTTAAAGTCGCCACGATTATCATCATGATCGCCGCCGGTATCGGCATCATTATCTGGGGCATCGGCAATGGTGGCCAGCCGACCGGCATCCATAACCTCTGGAGCAACGGCGGCTTCTTCGCTAACGGCTGGATTGGCACCGTGATGGCGCTGCAGATGGTGATGTTCGCCTATGGTGGCATTGAGATTATCGGCATCACCGCCGGTGAAGCCAAAGACCCGGCTAAATCCATTCCGCGTGCGATAAACTCCGTACCGCTGCGTATCCTGGTGTTTTATGTCGGCACGCTGTTTGTGATCATGTCCATCTATCCGTGGAATGAAGTGGGCACCAACGGCAGCCCGTTCGTGCTGACCTTCCAGCACATGGGAATTACCGTCGCGGCGGGCATTCTGAACTTCGTTGTGCTGACGGCGTCTTTATCGGCGATCAACAGCGACGTGTTCGGCGTGGGCCGTATGCTACACGGCATGGCAGAGCAGGGTAGCGCGCCGAAAGTGTTCGCGAAAACCTCACGCCGCGGCATTCCGTGGGTGACGGTGGTGGTGATGTGTTTTGCAATGCTGCTTGCGGTCTATCTTAACTACATCATGCCGGAAAACGTCTTCCTGGTGATTGCGTCGCTCGCGACCTTCGCGACCGTCTGGGTCTGGATAATGATCCTGCTCTCGCAGGTGGCGTTCCGCCGTCGCCTGAGCGCGGATGAAGTCAAAGCGCTGCAATTCAAGGTGCCAGGCGGTGTGACGACCACCATCGTGGGCCTGATTTTCCTGGCGTTTATCATCGCGCTGATTGGTTATCATCCGGACACCCGCATTTCGCTTTATGTCGGTTTCGCCTGGATTGCGTTGCTGCTCATAGGCTGGGTGTTTAAACGCCGTCGCGACGCGCACCTTTCCGCGTAA